Proteins from a genomic interval of Persephonella sp.:
- a CDS encoding EAL domain-containing protein: protein MAAKKTVLSIAIDKGLLTKLKELSKEKGYSVSKLISKLLEEALYLEENVFKDEIYKNIDWLSEEWKDKLQVLFTKVLDTTPDPVWIKDLNLRIIYVNQAFADLFGVKKEEIIGKSDIEFLPPEVAKECIYSDMKALESKQSSHSVEKIKAADGREIIFDVIKTPIYDKTGKIIAILGISRDITEFVRIQEELEEKNRELEEAYRKLQEIYEYDIVTGLIKKRRFLQTVKESLEELPEGEQYTLINIEISNLVYANEMYGYEFGSKLLKEFAKKLREKLDEMGFEYVLGKIGGDKFGLLIKDDIVNRSILKKFLNFVKSIRVPTPDEESFFVPKIIFAVRKVAKQDIPDVEKILLQMEDVLLHLREHAKRNFVILKNQPTIYRKVIEFEKKIKKSLEEKKFDIKLKPVNDLKDNSVHGYQVVCGFEDISERDICQLLENAYIDSVLKVVDQRVFEFIKRKIYPKTDKTIFVRLRQSTIDKVFNLPEDKITKDIIYIKDKSVFMVSENIFINNYSSILELKNSYNLKFCLDNFGAGNTSIKTLTRMIEHNLFQYLKINGSFIKTSINSAKRERILRGVITVSKEFNIKTIASDVDSEEILDFVKNVGFDLAEGEYIGEAVSLESAMLHLQG from the coding sequence ATGGCTGCAAAAAAGACTGTATTAAGTATAGCTATTGATAAGGGCTTACTAACAAAGCTCAAGGAGTTATCCAAAGAGAAAGGATACTCTGTTTCTAAGTTGATCAGTAAGCTCCTTGAAGAAGCTCTGTACCTTGAAGAAAATGTTTTTAAAGATGAGATCTACAAAAATATTGACTGGCTTAGCGAAGAGTGGAAGGATAAACTTCAGGTTCTTTTTACAAAGGTTCTTGATACAACACCTGACCCTGTATGGATAAAAGATCTCAATTTGAGAATAATTTATGTTAATCAGGCATTTGCTGATCTGTTTGGGGTTAAAAAGGAGGAGATTATCGGCAAAAGCGATATTGAGTTTTTACCCCCTGAAGTTGCTAAAGAATGTATTTACTCGGATATGAAAGCTCTTGAAAGTAAACAGTCGTCACACTCTGTAGAGAAAATAAAGGCGGCTGATGGAAGGGAGATAATATTTGATGTGATAAAAACCCCAATTTACGACAAAACAGGAAAAATTATAGCCATTTTAGGAATATCAAGGGACATAACAGAATTTGTCAGGATTCAGGAAGAACTTGAGGAGAAAAATAGGGAACTTGAAGAGGCTTACAGAAAACTTCAGGAAATATACGAGTATGACATAGTCACAGGTCTGATCAAAAAGAGAAGATTTCTTCAGACTGTAAAAGAAAGCTTAGAAGAACTTCCTGAGGGAGAACAGTACACTCTCATAAATATAGAGATATCAAACCTTGTTTATGCAAATGAGATGTATGGATATGAGTTTGGTAGCAAACTTCTGAAGGAATTTGCTAAAAAACTGAGAGAAAAGCTTGATGAGATGGGGTTTGAGTATGTTCTCGGTAAGATCGGTGGGGACAAGTTTGGGCTTCTTATTAAAGATGACATAGTAAACAGAAGCATACTTAAAAAATTCCTGAATTTTGTTAAATCTATAAGAGTTCCCACCCCAGATGAGGAGAGCTTTTTTGTGCCGAAAATAATTTTTGCTGTGAGAAAAGTTGCTAAACAGGATATACCGGATGTAGAGAAGATACTCCTACAGATGGAAGATGTCCTTCTCCACCTTAGGGAACACGCAAAAAGGAACTTTGTTATTTTGAAAAATCAGCCGACGATTTACAGAAAGGTTATAGAGTTTGAGAAAAAAATTAAGAAAAGCCTTGAAGAGAAAAAGTTTGATATAAAGCTGAAACCTGTAAATGATTTGAAAGACAATTCTGTCCACGGTTATCAGGTTGTTTGCGGTTTTGAAGACATTTCTGAAAGGGATATATGTCAGCTTCTTGAAAATGCGTATATAGACAGCGTTCTGAAGGTTGTTGATCAAAGGGTTTTTGAGTTTATTAAGAGGAAAATTTATCCTAAAACAGATAAGACAATTTTCGTAAGGCTCCGGCAATCAACAATAGATAAAGTTTTTAATCTTCCTGAAGACAAAATAACAAAGGATATAATTTATATTAAAGACAAATCTGTTTTTATGGTTTCGGAAAATATTTTTATAAATAACTACTCAAGCATACTTGAGCTTAAAAATTCTTATAACCTGAAGTTCTGTCTTGATAATTTTGGTGCAGGAAATACATCAATAAAAACGCTGACCAGAATGATAGAACACAATCTTTTCCAGTATCTTAAGATTAACGGCTCTTTTATAAAAACATCAATAAATTCAGCAAAAAGGGAAAGAATACTTAGAGGCGTGATAACTGTTAGTAAGGAGTTTAATATAAAAACCATTGCTTCTGATGTTGATTCTGAAGAGATACTTGATTTTGTGAAGAATGTAGGTTTTGATCTTGCTGAAGGGGAGTATATTGGAGAAGCGGTAAGTCTGGAGAGTGCTATGCTACACCTGCAAGGTTAA
- the recG gene encoding ATP-dependent DNA helicase RecG: MKNLKQAKTILEKIKNYDDTLLSRTKVSDTLFALLKDHLPEGMLEDIKNIDRITPQKKRALIDYTLKTLQQIKPQKNQEKKQEEIEKLSFEDFFKIEVNQIPFLKPVEKKALKKVGIQTLYDALFFFPKRYEDKRLKKISNIKDGETALLELEVVEVKKIKRGKLKAQVILKQGNRFLNAYFVHDRPFLFTFFRKGKKVYLFGRVSVYGKDISMIQPEIFNQFDKIILDRILPVYSLRGDTTVKITSQTINHLRRALFKILKKYIKSFPEYLPEPIKIRNNFPSLHEALIKTHFPDYITDINKLNQFNTRHQRRIIFDDLFILELACFYRKNMLKENPAPVIKTEKNFIQKFESSLPFDLTLDQKKAIRDILNDISKPFPMNRMVQGDVGSGKTVVAVASSLAVAQSGKQVAVMAPTEILAKQHYRNFKQIMEKFGIDVYILTGSTPQKEKREIYKKMETGEAKVVVGTHALIQDEVKFKELALVIVDEQHRFGVEQRKALIEKSGKVPHVLVMTATPIPRTLSLTQFGDLDLSLIKQMPAGRKKVETVIYYEDERERMNSFIKKELDKGRQVFVVYPLIEESEKIDLKSAEEGYKRWKEAFPDRKILLLHGRMTQEEKDRIMEKFRDQKADILVSTTVIEVGVDIPNASVMVIEDAYRFGLSQIHQLRGRIGRGNYEGYCFLVVPEEFRYRSDNPEFEKKREKALERLKILVKTSDGFKIAEADKDLRGMGNIMGTAQSGRFSFGLADLTRDTDKEILDNARIEAEKLIGEDPYLEKHPLLKKLVFRKYGEKFNLAGVA, from the coding sequence ATGAAAAATCTAAAACAGGCTAAAACAATATTAGAAAAGATCAAAAATTACGATGACACACTCCTTTCAAGAACAAAAGTTTCTGATACCCTCTTTGCACTGCTGAAAGATCATCTTCCTGAAGGAATGCTTGAAGACATAAAAAATATAGACAGGATAACTCCTCAGAAAAAAAGAGCCCTCATAGACTACACCCTTAAAACCCTTCAGCAGATAAAACCACAGAAAAATCAAGAAAAAAAACAGGAAGAGATAGAAAAGTTATCATTTGAAGATTTTTTCAAAATAGAGGTAAACCAGATACCTTTTTTAAAGCCTGTTGAGAAAAAAGCATTAAAAAAGGTAGGAATTCAGACCTTATACGACGCCCTTTTTTTCTTTCCTAAAAGGTATGAAGACAAAAGGCTTAAAAAAATCTCAAATATCAAAGATGGAGAAACAGCCCTTCTTGAGCTGGAGGTTGTTGAGGTTAAAAAAATAAAAAGAGGAAAACTTAAGGCTCAGGTTATTCTGAAACAAGGAAACAGGTTTTTGAATGCTTACTTTGTTCACGACAGACCTTTTTTATTCACATTTTTCCGGAAAGGAAAAAAGGTCTATCTGTTCGGCAGAGTCTCAGTTTACGGAAAAGATATATCCATGATACAGCCGGAGATTTTTAACCAGTTTGATAAGATAATACTTGACAGAATTTTGCCTGTTTACTCTCTTAGAGGAGATACTACGGTCAAAATAACCTCACAGACCATCAACCATCTAAGAAGGGCTTTATTTAAAATTTTAAAAAAATACATAAAATCCTTCCCAGAATACCTGCCTGAACCTATAAAAATCAGGAATAACTTCCCTTCTTTACATGAAGCCCTTATAAAAACCCATTTTCCTGATTATATTACAGATATTAATAAATTAAATCAGTTTAATACAAGACATCAAAGGAGAATAATATTTGATGATCTTTTTATCCTTGAACTTGCCTGTTTTTACAGGAAAAATATGCTTAAAGAAAACCCAGCTCCTGTAATAAAAACAGAAAAGAATTTTATCCAGAAGTTTGAAAGTTCACTGCCCTTTGATCTAACCTTAGATCAAAAAAAAGCAATAAGGGACATTCTGAATGACATATCAAAACCTTTTCCTATGAACAGAATGGTTCAGGGAGATGTAGGCAGTGGAAAAACAGTTGTTGCTGTCGCCTCATCTTTAGCGGTTGCACAATCAGGAAAACAGGTTGCCGTAATGGCTCCTACCGAAATTCTTGCAAAACAGCACTACAGGAATTTTAAACAGATAATGGAAAAATTCGGGATAGATGTTTATATTCTGACAGGAAGCACGCCCCAAAAGGAAAAAAGAGAGATATACAAAAAAATGGAAACAGGGGAAGCAAAAGTTGTTGTCGGAACACATGCACTTATTCAGGACGAGGTAAAGTTCAAAGAGCTTGCACTGGTGATAGTTGACGAACAGCACAGGTTTGGAGTTGAACAACGAAAAGCCCTGATAGAAAAATCGGGAAAAGTTCCCCATGTTCTTGTTATGACTGCAACACCTATCCCGAGAACCCTTTCCTTGACACAGTTTGGAGACCTTGACCTTTCACTGATAAAGCAGATGCCTGCAGGAAGAAAAAAGGTTGAAACAGTAATATACTACGAAGATGAAAGGGAAAGAATGAACTCTTTCATAAAAAAAGAGCTTGACAAAGGAAGACAGGTTTTTGTTGTTTACCCATTGATTGAGGAATCTGAAAAAATAGATCTTAAATCTGCCGAAGAAGGTTACAAAAGGTGGAAAGAAGCATTCCCAGACAGAAAAATCCTCCTTCTACATGGAAGAATGACACAGGAAGAAAAAGACAGGATAATGGAAAAGTTTAGAGACCAGAAAGCAGACATTCTTGTCTCAACAACTGTAATTGAGGTTGGGGTTGACATACCAAACGCTTCGGTGATGGTTATTGAAGATGCTTACAGGTTCGGTCTATCACAGATACACCAGCTTAGAGGAAGAATAGGAAGGGGAAACTATGAAGGGTACTGCTTTTTAGTTGTTCCTGAAGAGTTCAGATATAGATCTGACAATCCTGAATTTGAGAAAAAAAGAGAAAAGGCATTGGAAAGGCTTAAAATACTTGTGAAAACATCAGATGGATTTAAGATAGCTGAGGCAGACAAGGATCTTAGAGGAATGGGGAACATAATGGGAACAGCCCAGTCTGGAAGGTTCAGCTTTGGTCTTGCAGATCTCACAAGGGACACAGACAAAGAGATACTTGATAATGCAAGAATAGAAGCAGAAAAGCTGATAGGAGAGGATCCTTACCTTGAAAAGCACCCTCTCCTGAAAAAACTTGTGTTTAGAAAATACGGGGAAAAATTTAACCTTGCAGGTGTAGCATAG
- the ispF gene encoding 2-C-methyl-D-erythritol 2,4-cyclodiphosphate synthase, producing the protein MFRIGIGFDIHRLVKGRKLVIGGVEIPSEKGFKAHSDGDIFFHALTDALLGAVGYGDIGQLFPDSLQKWKDADSSIFLKEADRIIKEKGYKIVNIDGYIVLQEPKILPYREKIIKNTAKILNINEEQIFIKGKTYEKVGDIGEGEAGLAEVVVLLKKTDNC; encoded by the coding sequence ATGTTCAGGATAGGTATTGGCTTTGATATCCACAGGCTTGTAAAAGGAAGAAAGCTTGTAATAGGAGGTGTAGAAATACCCTCAGAAAAAGGGTTTAAAGCCCATTCAGATGGTGATATTTTTTTCCATGCGTTAACAGATGCCCTTTTAGGCGCTGTTGGATACGGGGACATAGGACAGCTTTTTCCCGATAGCTTGCAAAAATGGAAAGATGCAGACAGCAGTATATTCCTAAAAGAAGCAGATAGAATAATAAAAGAAAAAGGCTACAAAATAGTAAACATAGACGGCTACATTGTTCTTCAAGAGCCTAAGATACTCCCTTACAGGGAAAAGATCATAAAAAATACCGCAAAAATCCTTAACATAAATGAAGAACAGATTTTTATTAAAGGAAAAACCTATGAGAAAGTTGGAGATATAGGAGAAGGAGAAGCGGGACTTGCAGAGGTTGTAGTTTTGCTGAAAAAAACAGATAATTGCTGA
- a CDS encoding NAD(+)/NADH kinase, whose amino-acid sequence MNVLPFYKKINIFTKASDEAREFSRRLKNWLNSYAIESEVFENLAELEHEQDMKNTDMLIVVGGDGSLLIATRRVAKYQLPVLGINLGRLGFLTEINADEAFEKLEDILSKPLCISRRMMLRASLIRDGKKILEADVLNDVVVNKAILARIVDVAVYQGDTYITTYNGDGIIIATPNGSTAYALSAGGPIVYPMMEIFLVVPICPHTLTDRPLILPPFEPITIELVAEEKDAWLTLDGQEGTQLKYGDKIIVKQSPHYAYLVRTPNKNYFDILREKLDWK is encoded by the coding sequence ATGAATGTTTTACCCTTTTACAAAAAAATAAACATATTTACAAAGGCAAGTGATGAGGCGAGAGAGTTTTCAAGAAGGCTGAAAAACTGGCTTAACAGCTATGCTATAGAATCTGAGGTATTTGAAAATCTTGCTGAACTTGAACATGAACAGGACATGAAAAATACAGATATGTTGATTGTTGTCGGTGGAGACGGTTCTCTCCTGATAGCAACAAGAAGGGTTGCAAAATACCAGCTCCCTGTTCTTGGCATTAATCTGGGAAGACTTGGTTTTCTGACAGAGATTAACGCAGATGAGGCGTTTGAAAAACTGGAAGATATACTATCTAAACCCCTTTGCATATCAAGAAGAATGATGCTTAGAGCTTCTCTTATAAGAGATGGAAAAAAGATATTAGAGGCTGATGTCCTGAACGATGTTGTTGTAAACAAAGCTATTCTTGCAAGAATTGTTGATGTTGCTGTGTATCAGGGAGATACTTACATAACAACTTATAACGGTGACGGTATCATAATAGCAACTCCTAACGGTTCAACAGCCTACGCATTATCAGCAGGAGGTCCTATAGTATATCCGATGATGGAGATATTCCTTGTTGTTCCAATATGTCCCCACACACTCACAGACAGACCTCTTATTCTTCCCCCATTTGAACCTATAACAATAGAGCTTGTTGCAGAAGAAAAAGATGCATGGCTTACGCTGGACGGACAGGAAGGAACTCAGCTAAAATACGGAGACAAAATTATTGTAAAACAGTCTCCCCATTATGCTTACCTTGTAAGAACCCCTAATAAAAATTACTTTGACATTCTCAGAGAAAAGTTAGACTGGAAATAA
- the glyA gene encoding serine hydroxymethyltransferase — MLEHVKSVDPEIFHSLSLEFKRQQEHLEMIASENYTSYAVMEAQGSVLTNKYAEGLPHKRYYGGCEYVDIAEDLAIKRVKEIFGADHANVQPHSGSQANQAVFFSQLKPGDTILGMSLAHGGHLTHGAKVNLSGIVFNSVQYGVNPETELIDYDQVYKLAKEHKPKMIIAGASAYSRVIHWDKFKEIADQVGALLMVDMAHYAGLIAGEAYPSPVPYADFVTSTTHKTLRGPRGGFILCKEQYAKDIDKWVFPRIQGGPLMHVIAAKAVAFKEAMTPEFKEYAHQTVKNAKALAEELKAEGLRIVSGGTDSHIILVDLRPLNVKGNQAEEALGKANITVNKNAIPFDPEKPMVTSGIRLGTAALTTRGMKEKDMRRIAKNIVKVLKNLDNEKILQEVKEDVLSLCSSYPLYPEWTKDYLG, encoded by the coding sequence TTGTTAGAACATGTAAAATCTGTTGATCCGGAAATTTTCCACTCTCTCTCCTTAGAGTTCAAAAGACAACAGGAACACCTTGAGATGATAGCATCTGAAAATTACACATCTTATGCAGTAATGGAAGCTCAAGGTTCTGTTCTCACAAATAAATATGCTGAAGGTCTTCCCCACAAAAGATATTACGGGGGCTGTGAGTATGTTGATATAGCTGAGGATCTTGCTATAAAAAGAGTAAAAGAGATCTTCGGTGCTGACCATGCCAATGTCCAGCCCCACTCAGGATCACAGGCAAATCAGGCTGTTTTTTTCTCCCAGCTTAAACCGGGAGACACAATTTTAGGTATGAGCCTTGCACACGGTGGGCATCTGACCCACGGAGCAAAGGTAAATCTATCAGGAATAGTCTTTAACTCTGTCCAGTATGGGGTTAATCCTGAAACAGAGCTTATAGATTACGATCAGGTTTACAAACTTGCAAAAGAACACAAGCCAAAGATGATAATAGCCGGAGCATCAGCATACTCAAGGGTGATACATTGGGATAAATTCAAGGAGATAGCAGATCAGGTTGGAGCTCTCCTAATGGTTGATATGGCACATTACGCTGGTCTGATCGCAGGAGAAGCATATCCGTCTCCGGTGCCATATGCTGATTTTGTCACCTCAACAACCCACAAAACTCTAAGAGGTCCCAGAGGAGGGTTTATCCTGTGTAAAGAACAGTATGCCAAAGATATAGACAAATGGGTATTCCCTCGTATTCAGGGTGGACCCCTTATGCATGTGATAGCTGCTAAAGCTGTTGCCTTCAAAGAGGCGATGACTCCTGAGTTTAAAGAGTATGCCCACCAGACTGTAAAAAATGCAAAAGCCTTGGCAGAAGAACTGAAAGCAGAAGGTCTGAGAATAGTTTCGGGGGGAACAGATTCCCACATTATCCTTGTGGATCTTAGACCGTTAAACGTCAAAGGAAATCAGGCTGAGGAAGCTCTGGGAAAGGCAAACATAACAGTAAATAAAAATGCTATCCCCTTCGATCCTGAAAAGCCAATGGTAACTTCAGGTATAAGGCTTGGAACGGCTGCCTTAACAACGAGAGGTATGAAAGAAAAAGACATGAGAAGGATAGCTAAAAATATAGTTAAAGTTCTGAAAAACCTTGATAACGAAAAAATACTGCAAGAAGTTAAAGAAGATGTTTTATCTTTGTGTTCATCATACCCTCTATATCCTGAATGGACAAAGGACTATTTGGGTTAA
- the rpiB gene encoding ribose 5-phosphate isomerase B: protein MKVAVGSDHAGFDYKEIVKKYLEDKGYQIIDKGTYSKESVDYPVFGEAVGKAVASGEADMGIVICGTGIGISISANKIPGVRAALCTNEYMARMARKHNNANVLAFGARVLGIDVALGIIDQFFNTEFEGGRHERRVNLIMDIEKEVCR, encoded by the coding sequence ATGAAAGTAGCTGTTGGAAGTGACCATGCAGGATTTGATTACAAAGAGATAGTAAAAAAATATCTTGAAGACAAAGGCTACCAAATTATAGATAAAGGAACATACTCTAAAGAAAGTGTCGATTACCCTGTTTTTGGGGAGGCTGTCGGGAAGGCTGTTGCTTCTGGTGAGGCTGATATGGGAATTGTTATATGTGGAACAGGAATTGGAATATCAATATCTGCAAACAAAATTCCCGGAGTAAGAGCTGCTCTGTGCACTAATGAATATATGGCAAGAATGGCAAGGAAACACAACAACGCAAATGTTCTGGCTTTTGGAGCGAGAGTTTTAGGTATTGATGTGGCACTGGGAATTATTGATCAGTTCTTTAACACAGAGTTTGAAGGGGGAAGACACGAAAGAAGGGTAAACCTGATAATGGATATAGAAAAAGAGGTATGCAGATAA
- a CDS encoding DsbC family protein, whose protein sequence is MKKLIFGVFLSVVLAGQVFAVQNGCKEKPDVNQIKQSLEPVLGGAKVIKVNQSPVKGLYEIIVEARGRMIPVYMDCSKRYLITGEIIDLKEKKSITREKARQLAKEAVEKKMKKLEKAIGKEKIEKLKKALGERFADVKIIDLSKIPKENLVTYGNPAAKMTVYVVTDPECPFCAKFDTEMKKVLKNRKDVKFELILFPLPFHKHAQKIVQRVICEKSVSKKKEILEESFKAVRERDEKKLKELGKECKEGKDVIQEHFKFGSEAGIGGTPAIIFPHGIMVSGWMTADQINRVLDALK, encoded by the coding sequence ATGAAAAAATTAATCTTCGGGGTGTTTCTTTCTGTTGTTCTGGCAGGTCAGGTTTTTGCAGTTCAAAACGGTTGCAAAGAAAAACCTGATGTTAACCAGATAAAACAATCTCTTGAGCCTGTTCTGGGAGGGGCAAAGGTTATAAAGGTTAATCAGTCTCCTGTGAAAGGTCTTTATGAGATTATAGTGGAAGCAAGGGGAAGAATGATCCCGGTTTATATGGACTGTTCAAAAAGATACCTGATAACAGGAGAGATCATTGATCTTAAAGAAAAAAAGAGCATAACAAGGGAAAAGGCAAGACAGCTTGCAAAAGAAGCTGTTGAGAAGAAAATGAAGAAGCTTGAAAAAGCTATAGGAAAAGAAAAGATAGAAAAGCTTAAAAAGGCTTTAGGGGAAAGATTTGCTGATGTGAAGATTATAGATCTGTCAAAAATTCCAAAGGAAAATCTTGTAACTTATGGAAATCCAGCTGCTAAGATGACTGTTTATGTGGTAACAGATCCTGAGTGTCCTTTCTGTGCAAAATTTGATACAGAGATGAAAAAGGTTCTGAAAAACAGAAAGGATGTTAAGTTTGAACTTATTTTATTCCCTCTACCGTTCCACAAGCATGCCCAAAAAATAGTTCAGAGGGTTATATGTGAAAAATCTGTAAGCAAAAAGAAAGAAATACTTGAGGAGAGCTTTAAAGCTGTTAGAGAAAGAGATGAGAAAAAGCTTAAAGAGTTAGGAAAAGAGTGTAAAGAAGGAAAAGATGTAATACAGGAGCATTTCAAATTCGGAAGTGAAGCAGGGATCGGTGGAACGCCAGCTATTATTTTCCCCCACGGGATAATGGTTTCAGGTTGGATGACAGCTGATCAGATAAATAGAGTGCTTGATGCATTAAAATGA
- a CDS encoding ABC transporter ATP-binding protein yields the protein MKNTKRDGSPVLSVKNLKVSFEIENKTVEALKGISFDIYPKEIVALVGESGSGKSVTCYSILNILPKNASVSGQIFLKEGDKLTDILTCDSKKLRDIRGNKVSMIFQEPSAVLNPLMKVGDQIVEAVTAHKKVPYNKAKELAVKSMEKARIPDPERRFYQYPHELSGGLKQRVVIAIGIANNPLILLADEPTTALDVTVSAQILKLFEDLKNQLGVSILLITHDLGIVAEIADRVLVIYKGQIVEEGDVFEIFENPKHPYTKKLLKSRPTLENII from the coding sequence ATGAAAAACACAAAAAGGGACGGTTCTCCCGTCCTCTCTGTAAAAAATCTTAAGGTGTCTTTTGAAATAGAAAATAAAACTGTGGAAGCTCTTAAGGGAATATCATTTGATATATACCCTAAAGAGATTGTAGCCCTTGTTGGTGAGTCAGGTTCAGGTAAAAGTGTTACATGCTATTCCATATTAAATATACTACCGAAAAATGCATCTGTGTCGGGACAGATCTTTCTAAAAGAGGGAGATAAGTTAACAGATATACTTACCTGTGACAGTAAAAAACTGAGAGATATAAGAGGAAATAAGGTTTCTATGATATTTCAAGAGCCTTCAGCCGTGCTTAATCCCCTTATGAAGGTTGGAGATCAGATTGTTGAAGCAGTGACGGCTCACAAAAAGGTTCCATACAATAAGGCAAAAGAGCTGGCAGTTAAATCTATGGAAAAGGCAAGGATCCCTGATCCTGAAAGAAGGTTCTACCAATACCCCCATGAACTTTCAGGGGGGCTTAAACAGAGGGTAGTTATAGCTATAGGCATTGCAAACAATCCTTTAATTTTACTTGCAGATGAGCCAACCACAGCACTTGATGTTACAGTTTCTGCCCAGATTTTGAAACTTTTTGAGGATCTAAAAAATCAGCTTGGCGTCAGTATTTTGCTTATAACCCATGATCTTGGAATAGTTGCAGAGATTGCAGACAGGGTTCTTGTTATCTACAAAGGACAGATTGTTGAAGAAGGAGATGTTTTTGAGATATTTGAAAATCCGAAACACCCTTACACAAAGAAACTCCTAAAATCAAGACCTACACTGGAAAATATCATTTAA
- a CDS encoding HepT-like ribonuclease domain-containing protein: MLDIQFLNDKASKLVLFLKKADKILKNGEEQFLKIPMYPDRTQYYLISAYNELEEICCHLLKEVTGEKLKGGCVEKIVKEQLFSEKINRVLIDFSSYIKGVMESNYKYTPKEIYIIGSQITTTLLERFIKELSSVVKEIKAKEPKLSIPVNVKKLQDHAKAIKSSVRKISNFLNFPKEEFASTPLFIDRARYFSVVLIDSLLWICRHILRKSGKKVEKSCFQQLHKEGFIDKETAENLEILLKHRNIFADPTKEFDPEKLYDLLKKTIPYSLSFLSQISKAIFKKD; encoded by the coding sequence ATGTTAGATATTCAGTTTCTAAACGATAAGGCGTCTAAACTTGTGCTGTTTTTAAAAAAAGCAGACAAAATACTAAAAAACGGGGAGGAACAGTTTTTAAAAATTCCGATGTATCCCGACAGAACACAGTATTATCTTATATCTGCTTATAACGAGCTTGAGGAGATATGTTGCCATCTGCTTAAAGAGGTTACAGGGGAAAAACTCAAAGGGGGCTGTGTTGAAAAAATAGTAAAGGAACAGCTCTTTTCAGAAAAAATAAACAGGGTGCTGATTGATTTCTCATCTTATATTAAAGGCGTTATGGAAAGCAACTACAAATACACCCCAAAAGAGATATACATCATCGGATCACAGATAACAACAACTCTTTTAGAACGGTTTATAAAAGAGCTTTCCTCTGTGGTAAAGGAGATAAAGGCAAAAGAGCCAAAACTTTCTATACCTGTTAATGTAAAAAAACTGCAGGATCATGCAAAAGCCATTAAATCCTCTGTCAGAAAAATCTCAAACTTCCTTAACTTTCCTAAAGAAGAATTTGCCTCTACACCCCTTTTTATTGACAGGGCACGGTATTTTTCTGTTGTTTTGATTGACAGCTTACTCTGGATATGCAGGCACATACTAAGAAAGTCAGGTAAAAAAGTAGAAAAAAGTTGTTTCCAACAGCTTCACAAGGAAGGTTTTATAGACAAAGAAACGGCAGAAAATCTGGAAATCCTTTTAAAACACCGGAATATATTTGCAGATCCCACGAAGGAATTTGACCCTGAGAAACTTTACGATCTGCTGAAAAAAACTATTCCTTATTCTCTTAGCTTTTTATCACAGATCTCTAAGGCAATTTTCAAAAAAGATTAA